A genomic region of Lachnoclostridium edouardi contains the following coding sequences:
- a CDS encoding helix-turn-helix domain-containing protein: protein MSLSIQERLKDLRVERGLTLGQLAEQTGLSKSALGSYETEDFKDISHYALIRLAKFYGVTADYLLGLSEMKNHPNADLADLRLSDEMIDLLKSGRIDNTLLCELAAHPDFPRLMADLEIYVNGTALKQAQGANAIVDTMSATVIKKHNPGMSDTQLRQLITAHIDEDEFCRYVIQRDINGIALALRETHKDDFFSVPEDNPLKEMLETAGEIVSQDSDTEQAYLAFICKRLKLNFRKLSVEERKWLKKIAEKSDLLKNPKPQRGRR from the coding sequence ATGTCTTTATCCATACAAGAGCGATTAAAAGACCTACGTGTGGAGCGTGGCTTGACGCTGGGGCAGCTTGCGGAGCAGACCGGGCTTTCCAAGTCTGCGCTGGGCAGTTACGAAACGGAAGACTTCAAGGACATCAGCCACTATGCCCTTATCCGGCTGGCGAAGTTTTACGGTGTGACCGCTGATTATCTGCTGGGGCTGTCTGAAATGAAAAATCACCCAAACGCCGATCTTGCAGACCTGCGTTTGAGTGATGAAATGATTGACCTGCTGAAAAGCGGGAGGATAGACAATACCCTGCTGTGTGAGCTGGCGGCGCACCCGGATTTCCCCCGGCTGATGGCTGACCTTGAAATCTATGTGAACGGAACGGCACTGAAACAGGCGCAGGGTGCAAACGCCATAGTGGACACGATGAGCGCAACTGTTATAAAAAAGCATAATCCTGGCATGAGTGATACGCAGTTAAGACAGCTTATCACCGCCCATATTGATGAGGACGAGTTTTGCCGCTATGTGATACAACGGGACATAAACGGGATTGCCCTTGCTCTGCGGGAAACACACAAGGACGATTTTTTCAGCGTCCCAGAGGATAACCCGCTAAAAGAAATGCTGGAAACTGCTGGTGAAATCGTCAGCCAGGACAGCGACACGGAACAAGCGTACTTGGCGTTTATCTGCAAACGGCTCAAGCTGAATTTTAGGAAGCTGTCAGTAGAAGAACGGAAGTGGCTGAAAAAGATTGCGGAAAAATCCGACTTGCTGAAGAATCCAAAACCGCAGAGAGGACGAAGATAA
- a CDS encoding replication initiator protein A has translation MTNTIYIHQPEKAFSFTRLPNFLFEAPTFQPLSNEAKVLYAFVLRRAELSRKNGWADEYGRVYLYYPICEVVALLRCGRQKAVNTLRELQYAGLVEIQKQGCGKPNRIYPKSYEAVPNTDFKKSGYGTPEG, from the coding sequence ATGACAAACACGATTTATATTCACCAGCCGGAAAAGGCGTTCAGTTTCACCCGGCTCCCCAATTTCCTTTTTGAAGCACCCACATTCCAGCCCTTGAGCAACGAAGCGAAGGTGCTGTATGCCTTTGTCCTGCGCCGGGCGGAGTTGTCCCGGAAGAACGGCTGGGCGGACGAGTACGGGCGGGTCTACCTGTACTACCCCATCTGCGAGGTGGTCGCTTTGCTCCGCTGCGGGCGGCAGAAAGCGGTCAACACCCTGCGGGAGTTGCAGTATGCGGGGCTGGTGGAAATCCAGAAACAGGGCTGTGGAAAACCCAACCGCATTTACCCGAAATCCTATGAAGCGGTTCCAAACACCGACTTCAAGAAATCCGGTTATGGTACGCCGGAGGGCTGA
- the mobV gene encoding MobV family relaxase, which yields MAQHAILRFEKHKGHPAGPLEAHHERKKEQYASNPDIDTSRSKYNFHIVKPDGRYYHFIQSRIEQARCRTRKDSTRFVDTLITASPEFFKGKSPKEIAAYFQRAADFLIDRVGRENIVSAMVHMDEKTPHLHLVFVPLTKDNRLCAKEIIGNRANLTKWQDDFHACMVEQYPDLERGESASKTGRKHIPTRLFKQAVNLSKQARAIEAVLSGITPLNAGKKKEEALSMLKKWFPQMENFSGQLKKYKVTINDLLAENEKLEVRAKASEKGKMNDTMERAKLKSELDDMRRLVDRIPPEILAELKRQQRQHGKER from the coding sequence ATGGCACAACACGCAATTTTGCGATTTGAGAAGCACAAGGGCCACCCGGCGGGGCCGCTGGAAGCCCACCATGAACGGAAAAAGGAGCAGTACGCCAGCAACCCGGACATTGACACCAGCCGGAGCAAGTACAATTTCCACATCGTCAAGCCGGATGGCCGCTACTACCATTTCATTCAGAGCCGCATCGAGCAGGCCAGATGCCGCACCCGCAAGGACAGCACTCGGTTTGTGGACACGCTGATTACCGCCAGCCCGGAGTTTTTCAAGGGCAAGTCCCCAAAGGAGATAGCGGCCTACTTCCAGAGGGCGGCGGACTTCCTCATTGACCGGGTGGGCCGGGAGAACATCGTTTCGGCTATGGTACACATGGATGAAAAAACGCCCCATCTGCACTTGGTCTTTGTGCCGCTGACAAAGGACAACCGCCTGTGCGCCAAAGAAATTATCGGCAACCGGGCCAATCTGACGAAGTGGCAGGACGATTTTCACGCCTGTATGGTGGAGCAGTACCCCGACCTGGAGCGTGGGGAAAGCGCCAGCAAGACGGGCCGGAAGCATATCCCCACCCGGCTGTTCAAACAGGCGGTCAACCTCTCCAAACAGGCGAGGGCCATTGAAGCGGTTCTCTCCGGCATTACCCCGCTGAACGCCGGAAAGAAGAAAGAGGAAGCCCTCTCCATGCTGAAAAAGTGGTTTCCGCAGATGGAGAACTTCTCCGGGCAACTGAAAAAATACAAGGTCACAATCAATGACTTGTTAGCGGAAAATGAAAAGCTGGAAGTCAGGGCAAAGGCCAGCGAAAAAGGCAAGATGAATGACACGATGGAACGGGCGAAGTTAAAAAGCGAACTGGACGATATGCGGCGGCTGGTTGACCGTATCCCGCCGGAGATTTTAGCGGAACTGAAACGGCAACAGCGGCAGCATGGAAAGGAAAGGTGA
- a CDS encoding cysteine-rich VLP domain-containing protein, with protein MSKRPYQHLPPLEHRPDGSPYRITPPQKRRASGLIRRECCNCEDGNCLALDDGDTCACPQMISFSVCCKWFRWAVLPLDRTLEAEIYRDRDLKRCAECGGVFVPKSNRGKYCPDCAARVHRRQKTESERKRRSAVDS; from the coding sequence ATGAGCAAAAGACCCTATCAACACCTGCCGCCGCTGGAACACAGGCCGGACGGCTCCCCCTACCGCATAACCCCGCCCCAGAAGAGACGAGCCAGCGGCCTGATACGCCGGGAGTGCTGCAACTGCGAGGACGGAAACTGCCTTGCGCTGGACGATGGCGACACCTGCGCCTGTCCGCAGATGATTTCGTTCTCCGTCTGCTGCAAGTGGTTCCGCTGGGCGGTCTTGCCGCTGGACAGGACGCTGGAAGCGGAGATTTACCGGGACAGGGACTTGAAACGCTGTGCGGAGTGCGGCGGTGTGTTCGTCCCGAAGTCCAACCGGGGCAAATACTGCCCGGACTGCGCCGCCAGAGTTCACAGGCGGCAGAAAACAGAAAGTGAACGGAAAAGGAGGTCTGCTGTGGACAGTTAA